A stretch of Gemmatimonadaceae bacterium DNA encodes these proteins:
- the accD gene encoding acetyl-CoA carboxylase, carboxyltransferase subunit beta: MAWWTKKDKKPRAPRRDRLEIPADVWEKCEACGLTDIREKFERNLNVCPNCDYHRRIRAADYCNLLLDEGSVEEVEVDLRSTDPLGFPEYPNRLKKAITNAGDTDALLACTGTLDSLPVNLGIMDFAFMGGSMGSVVGEKIARLGQRSLERKYPLMVVSASGGARMQEGVLSLMQMAKVAAMLAQLAERRIPYISILTNPTTGGVSASYAMLGDAILAEPGAVIGFAGPRVIKQTLGQDLPEGFQTSEFLLDHGMLDQVTHRRNLKRTVSQLLRHMTGRPAATGWTA; this comes from the coding sequence ATGGCCTGGTGGACCAAAAAGGACAAAAAACCGCGCGCCCCTCGGCGCGATCGCCTCGAAATCCCCGCGGATGTCTGGGAAAAGTGTGAAGCCTGCGGCCTCACCGACATTCGGGAGAAGTTCGAGCGCAATCTCAACGTCTGCCCGAACTGCGACTATCACCGTCGCATTCGCGCGGCCGACTACTGCAACCTGCTGCTCGACGAGGGCTCGGTCGAAGAAGTCGAAGTCGATCTACGGTCCACCGACCCCCTCGGCTTCCCGGAATATCCGAACCGGCTCAAGAAAGCGATCACGAACGCCGGCGACACCGACGCGCTGCTGGCGTGCACCGGAACGCTCGACTCGCTGCCCGTGAACCTCGGCATCATGGACTTCGCGTTCATGGGCGGGTCGATGGGCTCGGTAGTCGGCGAAAAGATCGCGCGGCTCGGCCAGCGCTCGCTCGAGCGCAAGTATCCGCTCATGGTCGTCTCCGCGTCCGGCGGCGCGCGCATGCAGGAAGGTGTGCTCTCGCTCATGCAGATGGCGAAAGTCGCGGCAATGCTCGCGCAGCTCGCCGAACGGCGGATTCCGTACATCTCGATACTGACGAATCCCACGACAGGTGGCGTTAGCGCGAGCTACGCGATGCTCGGCGACGCCATCCTCGCCGAGCCGGGCGCGGTGATCGGCTTCGCCGGTCCGCGAGTCATCAAGCAGACGCTTGGCCAGGACTTGCCCGAAGGATTCCAGACCTCTGAATTCCTGCTCGATCACGGGATGCTCGATCAGGTCACGCATCGCCGAAATCTCAAGCGGACGGTGAGCCAGCTGCTGCGTCACATGACCGGCCGGCCGGCGGCGACGGGATGGACGGCGTAG
- a CDS encoding folylpolyglutamate synthase/dihydrofolate synthase family protein — MDGVASPVAGRAAFRDALDFLFARTTGGFKFGLERTEALLERLGHPERRYPSLHIAGTNGKGSSVATMAALLAAKGLKVATYTSPHLVDFRERMIVDGAPIPADDVVNFITRLMPCVEEIGASFFEATTAMAFDYFARAGADVALIEAGLGGRLDSTNVLLPMVAGVTSIGLDHTEYLGETLEEIAGEKAGIFKAGRAAVIGECEPRIRDLLAERARRAGASEVRIASEEIRFDRIGVSDAGTTCSLEWNGRRATLTTPLAGKHQAANLAFSLVMLDASGGPYRVSVDDAAANLRAVRIPGRFQHTGRFIFDVAHNPAGSEVLAQTIAAVAPIRPITVLLCVLGDKDWRAMMRVLSAVAARFILTMAPTAPASRAWDLGDALRFARDQGFDADAIADFDAALATAQEGEGSIVVTGSFHTVGDAMERLQVSPLAQPV, encoded by the coding sequence ATGGACGGCGTAGCGTCTCCCGTCGCCGGCAGGGCAGCTTTTCGCGACGCGCTCGACTTCCTCTTCGCGCGCACGACCGGCGGCTTCAAGTTCGGCCTGGAGCGCACCGAAGCACTGCTCGAACGACTGGGCCATCCTGAGCGCCGCTATCCGTCGCTGCACATCGCGGGCACGAACGGCAAGGGAAGCAGCGTGGCGACGATGGCCGCGCTCCTCGCCGCCAAAGGGCTCAAGGTCGCGACCTACACGTCGCCGCATCTGGTCGATTTTCGCGAGCGGATGATCGTGGACGGCGCGCCCATTCCGGCGGACGACGTCGTCAATTTCATCACGCGGCTCATGCCGTGCGTGGAGGAGATCGGCGCGTCGTTCTTCGAGGCGACGACGGCCATGGCGTTCGACTATTTCGCGCGCGCCGGCGCGGACGTCGCGCTGATCGAGGCCGGGCTCGGCGGCCGCCTGGATTCGACGAACGTTCTTCTGCCGATGGTCGCGGGCGTGACGTCGATCGGCCTCGATCACACCGAGTATCTGGGCGAGACACTCGAGGAGATCGCCGGCGAGAAGGCGGGCATCTTCAAGGCGGGCCGTGCCGCCGTGATCGGCGAGTGCGAGCCGCGCATTCGCGATCTGCTCGCCGAGCGCGCGCGCCGGGCGGGCGCGTCGGAAGTGCGCATCGCGTCGGAGGAAATCCGGTTCGATCGCATCGGCGTGAGCGACGCCGGCACCACGTGCAGTCTCGAATGGAATGGCCGAAGGGCGACGCTGACGACGCCGCTGGCGGGCAAGCATCAGGCGGCGAATCTCGCCTTTTCGCTCGTCATGCTCGACGCCAGCGGCGGGCCGTATCGCGTGAGCGTGGACGACGCAGCCGCGAACTTGCGCGCCGTGCGGATTCCCGGACGCTTTCAGCACACCGGACGATTCATCTTCGACGTCGCGCACAATCCCGCAGGCTCCGAGGTGCTCGCGCAGACGATTGCCGCGGTCGCGCCGATACGGCCGATTACCGTGCTGTTGTGTGTGCTCGGCGACAAGGATTGGCGAGCGATGATGCGCGTGCTCTCGGCAGTCGCCGCGCGATTCATCCTCACAATGGCGCCGACCGCTCCGGCGAGCCGAGCGTGGGATCTCGGCGACGCGTTGCGCTTCGCCCGCGACCAGGGGTTCGATGCCGACGCGATCGCCGATTTCGACGCGGCGCTCGCGACCGCGCAGGAGGGCGAGGGAAGCATCGTCGTCACCGGGTCGTTTCACACGGTGGGCGACGCGATGGAGCGCCTGCAGGTGTCGCCGCTAGCCCAGCCAGTCTAA
- the guaA gene encoding glutamine-hydrolyzing GMP synthase translates to MTSRILILDYGSQFTQLIARRVREARVYSEIHPATRSLEWIRDWKPTGIILSGGPSSVYEDGAPLAEPALLDIAPVLGVCYGMQLVAHISNGAVIAGGRREYGRAQLRVDEPSGLFAGFQPGDEMTVWMSHGDHVDAPPPGFVVTASSGSVPIAGMRHETKPVHCVQFHPEVAHTPRGREVISNFLFNICKAEPTWTPGAFVDGEIEKIRARVGSARVICGLSGGVDSSVAAALVHRAIGHQLTCVFVDTGLLRLHERQQVEQTMHANLGIKLVTVDASTRFLDALAGVEDPEEKRRIIGHTFIDVFEEATSGAGKDASFLVQGTLYPDVIESFSPRGGPSVTIKTHHNVGGLKPDMKFKLIEPLRELFKDEVRNVGRELGLPEEMVGRHPFPGPGLGIRVLGAVTPDALDVLRRADAIYLDEIRQANLYDEIWQAFAVLLPVRTVGVMGDYRTYENVVALRAVTSTDGMTADWYPFPHDVLARISSRIINEVRGVNRVAYDISSKPPATIEWE, encoded by the coding sequence GTGACTTCCAGAATCCTCATCCTCGACTACGGCTCCCAATTCACTCAACTCATCGCGCGCCGCGTGCGCGAGGCGAGAGTGTATTCCGAGATCCATCCGGCGACCCGCTCACTCGAGTGGATTCGCGACTGGAAGCCGACCGGCATCATCCTGAGCGGCGGTCCGAGCTCCGTGTACGAGGACGGCGCTCCGCTCGCCGAGCCGGCGCTCCTCGACATCGCACCGGTGCTGGGCGTGTGTTACGGGATGCAGCTCGTCGCGCACATCTCGAACGGGGCGGTGATCGCCGGGGGGCGGCGCGAATACGGACGCGCACAGCTTCGCGTCGACGAGCCGTCGGGATTGTTCGCGGGCTTCCAGCCCGGCGACGAGATGACGGTGTGGATGAGCCACGGCGATCACGTCGACGCGCCGCCGCCGGGCTTCGTCGTCACCGCGTCGAGCGGCAGCGTCCCCATCGCGGGCATGCGCCACGAGACCAAGCCGGTTCACTGCGTCCAGTTCCACCCCGAGGTCGCGCACACGCCGCGCGGCCGCGAGGTGATATCAAATTTCTTATTCAACATATGTAAAGCGGAGCCGACCTGGACGCCCGGCGCGTTCGTGGACGGGGAGATCGAGAAGATTCGCGCCCGTGTCGGCTCGGCACGCGTCATCTGCGGGCTTTCGGGCGGCGTCGACTCGTCCGTCGCCGCGGCGCTCGTCCATCGCGCGATCGGCCATCAGCTGACCTGCGTCTTCGTCGACACCGGCTTGCTGCGCCTGCACGAACGCCAGCAGGTCGAGCAAACGATGCACGCCAACCTCGGGATCAAGCTCGTGACGGTGGACGCGTCGACACGCTTTCTCGACGCGCTGGCGGGAGTCGAAGATCCCGAAGAGAAGCGCCGGATCATCGGCCACACGTTCATCGACGTGTTCGAGGAAGCAACATCCGGCGCCGGGAAGGATGCCAGTTTCCTCGTGCAGGGCACGTTGTATCCCGACGTGATCGAATCGTTCTCCCCGCGCGGCGGCCCGTCGGTCACGATCAAGACGCATCACAACGTCGGCGGCCTCAAGCCCGACATGAAGTTCAAACTCATCGAACCGCTGCGCGAGCTGTTCAAGGACGAGGTGCGCAACGTCGGCCGCGAGCTCGGACTGCCCGAGGAGATGGTCGGCCGGCATCCGTTCCCGGGACCGGGACTCGGCATTCGGGTCCTCGGTGCCGTGACGCCCGACGCGCTCGACGTGCTGCGCCGCGCCGACGCGATCTATCTGGACGAGATTCGGCAAGCGAATCTCTATGACGAGATCTGGCAGGCGTTTGCCGTGCTGCTGCCCGTCCGTACCGTCGGTGTCATGGGGGACTACCGGACGTATGAAAACGTCGTGGCACTACGCGCCGTCACGAGCACGGACGGTATGACCGCCGACTGGTACCCCTTCCCACATGATGTGCTGGCGCGTATTTCAAGCCGCATCATCAACGAAGTGCGCGGGGTCAATCGTGTCGCGTATGACATCAGCTCAAAACCACCAGCCACGATCGAGTGGGAGTGA
- a CDS encoding glycosyltransferase, translating into MRKVRKVRTARPPGDRRPSRWALSRAMRRDATTRRTTNVRLHVLAYALLNVLAAQIAVFALLPRAPRRVDLTLFCIALVFAGATPVLASALQYLVIGLHRFHTGYRRLTPFYPRTAIVVPAWNEAAVIGTTIDQLLHMSYPAERLRVYVVDDASTDATPDIVRAKALDDPERVVHIRRVEGGQGKAHTLNAGIDRALADDWAQAILIIDADVLFEKDALRKMTRHLSDRTVGAVTAYIKEGTPNANYLNRFITYEYITAQAAARRAQNVFGALACLAGGAQLHSRQNMIDIGGRIDTSTLAEDTVTTFKTQHAGNRAVFEPNAVVWAEEPKDLAALWKQRMRWGRGNVEITIQFAHLWTQSNGFGRLAGLPIKMLWFSVLLMPIVMFGSAVGLIGLYFINAGTAWSVFRALWIWSLLVYVFQTAMAFAVDPGAAKRSWFQALTFPGIVSLAIMAHSACPPIVDATLARWLLALGLEPRSNLAVTLSLAMYAWCFLCIPAAYVGKLCAEHRTTKWLTPFCVYIAGYGPFLCAVTFAAYVQELMNKQAVWDKTIKTGAVVVPDAAAR; encoded by the coding sequence ATGCGTAAGGTGCGAAAGGTTCGCACGGCGCGGCCGCCAGGCGACCGACGACCAAGCCGCTGGGCCCTCTCGCGCGCGATGCGCCGAGATGCGACGACGCGGCGGACCACGAACGTGCGATTGCACGTGCTCGCATACGCGCTGCTCAACGTGCTCGCGGCACAGATCGCGGTGTTCGCGCTGCTGCCGCGAGCGCCGCGCCGCGTGGACCTCACGCTGTTTTGCATCGCGCTCGTGTTCGCGGGCGCCACGCCGGTGCTCGCGTCGGCGCTTCAATACCTCGTCATCGGACTGCATCGCTTTCATACCGGCTATCGCCGGCTCACGCCATTTTATCCGCGCACGGCGATCGTCGTCCCGGCGTGGAACGAAGCGGCCGTGATTGGCACGACCATCGACCAGCTGCTGCACATGTCGTATCCCGCCGAGCGGTTGCGGGTCTACGTCGTCGACGATGCATCGACCGACGCCACGCCGGACATCGTACGCGCCAAAGCGCTCGATGATCCCGAGCGCGTGGTTCACATTCGGCGAGTCGAGGGCGGGCAGGGCAAAGCGCATACGCTCAACGCCGGCATCGATCGCGCGCTCGCGGATGATTGGGCGCAAGCCATTCTGATCATCGATGCCGACGTGCTGTTCGAGAAAGACGCGTTGCGCAAGATGACGCGGCACTTGTCGGATCGCACGGTCGGCGCCGTGACGGCGTACATCAAGGAAGGCACGCCGAACGCGAATTATCTCAACCGATTCATTACGTACGAATACATCACCGCGCAGGCCGCGGCGCGCCGCGCGCAAAACGTCTTCGGCGCGCTCGCCTGTTTGGCCGGCGGCGCGCAACTGCATTCGCGACAAAACATGATCGACATCGGCGGCCGCATCGACACGTCGACGCTGGCCGAAGACACGGTGACCACGTTCAAGACGCAGCACGCCGGCAACCGCGCGGTCTTCGAGCCCAACGCCGTCGTCTGGGCCGAGGAGCCGAAGGATCTCGCGGCACTGTGGAAGCAGCGCATGCGCTGGGGACGCGGCAACGTCGAGATCACGATCCAGTTCGCGCACCTGTGGACGCAGTCGAACGGATTCGGCCGCCTTGCCGGCCTACCGATCAAGATGCTCTGGTTCAGCGTGTTGCTCATGCCGATCGTCATGTTTGGATCCGCCGTCGGCCTGATCGGCTTGTATTTCATCAATGCCGGCACGGCGTGGAGCGTATTTCGCGCGCTGTGGATCTGGAGCTTGTTGGTGTACGTGTTTCAGACGGCAATGGCGTTCGCCGTCGATCCCGGCGCCGCCAAGCGATCGTGGTTTCAAGCGCTGACGTTTCCGGGAATCGTGTCGCTCGCCATCATGGCGCACAGCGCCTGCCCGCCGATCGTCGACGCGACATTGGCGCGCTGGCTGCTCGCGCTGGGCTTGGAGCCTCGTTCCAACCTGGCGGTCACGTTGTCGCTGGCCATGTATGCCTGGTGTTTTCTCTGCATTCCGGCGGCGTACGTTGGCAAGCTTTGCGCGGAACATCGGACGACGAAATGGCTGACGCCATTTTGCGTCTACATCGCCGGGTACGGTCCATTCCTGTGCGCGGTGACGTTCGCCGCGTATGTGCAAGAGCTCATGAACAAGCAGGCAGTGTGGGACAAGACGATCAAGACCGGCGCCGTAGTCGTGCCGGACGCGGCGGCGAGATGA
- the hisS gene encoding histidine--tRNA ligase, with product MAQGAPGALPGFRDFYPEQFAERAHITNVWRDVARRFAFVEYDGPPLEPLELYTKKSGDEIVGQLYNFTDKGGREISLRPEMTPTLARMAAAKANALRKPIRWFSIPQLFRYERQQRGRLREHFQLNVDIIGETDVTADAELLAVAIEIMRGCGLTAGDVRARVSDRRLLRALLASLGVGDERIADVFGIVDKIDRQPRDVSREKLVGVGLSNESIERLFGLMGDVTLDHIEREFGSAPEIATLLSDFRRYFAYLEGLGVLDWVTIDLKIVRGLAYYTGIVFELFDAKGELRAICGGGRYDNLLQSLGGVDLPALGFGMGDVVLAELLRDRGLLPSKSEGPQVWVAAESAALQSDVRRAATALRHHGVSVEYALRDQPLMKQVKAAKSAGAAFVLTLRDSAQPEGERHAWSPEPPPEWNDLLADLGL from the coding sequence ATGGCTCAAGGGGCACCCGGCGCCTTACCCGGATTTCGCGACTTCTATCCCGAACAGTTCGCTGAACGCGCACACATCACGAATGTGTGGCGCGACGTCGCGCGCCGGTTCGCGTTCGTCGAGTACGACGGACCTCCGCTCGAGCCACTCGAGCTCTACACGAAGAAGAGCGGCGACGAGATCGTGGGACAGTTGTACAACTTCACCGACAAGGGCGGTCGCGAGATCTCGCTGCGCCCCGAGATGACGCCGACACTCGCGCGCATGGCCGCGGCGAAAGCGAACGCATTGCGGAAACCGATCCGTTGGTTCTCGATTCCGCAGCTGTTTCGCTACGAGCGCCAACAGCGCGGACGTTTGCGCGAACACTTTCAGCTGAACGTCGACATCATCGGCGAGACGGACGTCACGGCGGATGCCGAGCTACTGGCGGTCGCGATCGAGATCATGCGCGGCTGCGGACTGACGGCGGGCGACGTGCGCGCGCGCGTATCGGACCGCCGCCTGCTCCGCGCGTTGCTCGCGTCACTCGGTGTTGGTGACGAGCGCATCGCCGACGTGTTCGGCATCGTCGACAAGATCGATCGACAGCCGCGGGACGTGTCGCGCGAGAAGCTGGTGGGCGTAGGTCTTTCGAACGAGTCCATCGAGCGGCTGTTCGGATTGATGGGCGACGTCACGCTCGATCACATCGAGCGCGAGTTCGGCTCGGCGCCCGAGATCGCGACGCTCCTCTCCGATTTCCGCCGCTATTTCGCGTACCTCGAAGGTCTCGGCGTGCTGGACTGGGTGACGATCGATCTCAAGATCGTGCGCGGTCTGGCGTACTACACGGGGATCGTGTTCGAGCTGTTCGACGCGAAGGGCGAGTTGCGCGCGATCTGCGGCGGGGGACGGTACGATAATCTCCTGCAGTCGTTGGGCGGCGTGGACCTGCCGGCGCTGGGTTTCGGCATGGGCGACGTGGTGCTCGCGGAGCTGCTGCGCGACCGGGGGTTGCTTCCGTCCAAGAGCGAGGGCCCGCAGGTGTGGGTCGCCGCGGAATCGGCGGCGTTGCAGTCCGATGTTCGGCGGGCCGCGACCGCGCTGCGCCATCACGGCGTGAGCGTCGAATACGCGCTCCGCGACCAACCGCTCATGAAGCAGGTCAAGGCGGCGAAATCCGCCGGGGCGGCATTCGTGCTCACGCTGCGCGACTCCGCGCAGCCGGAAGGCGAACGCCATGCCTGGAGTCCGGAACCGCCGCCCGAATGGAACGACCTGCTTGCCGACCTCGGACTTTAG
- a CDS encoding metallophosphoesterase, translating to MRIGLIGDTHDRLPAVAELVKQIQAAGAGMVLHAGDYCSPFALRAFEESHVTLAGVFGRNDGDREGLVSRAQSAFGAELFESPHSFEIGGKRILLVHDIGDMHQRSIDSHEIVIHGSTHQQEMKTRGNTLIVNPGEGCGWLHGTPSAAVLDMDAMRVEFLTLSGAEWKY from the coding sequence ATGCGCATTGGCCTGATCGGGGACACGCACGATCGCCTGCCGGCGGTCGCGGAATTGGTGAAACAGATTCAGGCGGCGGGCGCCGGCATGGTGCTGCACGCCGGCGACTACTGCTCGCCGTTCGCGCTCCGCGCATTCGAGGAGTCGCACGTGACGCTGGCCGGCGTGTTCGGCCGCAACGACGGCGATCGCGAGGGCTTGGTCTCGCGCGCGCAATCGGCGTTCGGCGCCGAGCTGTTCGAGTCGCCGCACAGCTTCGAGATCGGGGGCAAGCGCATTCTTCTCGTACACGACATCGGCGACATGCATCAGCGCTCGATCGACTCGCACGAGATCGTGATCCATGGAAGCACGCACCAGCAGGAAATGAAGACGCGGGGGAACACGCTCATCGTGAATCCCGGGGAAGGGTGCGGCTGGCTTCACGGAACGCCGTCGGCCGCGGTGCTCGACATGGATGCGATGCGCGTCGAGTTTCTCACGCTGTCGGGAGCGGAATGGAAGTACTGA
- the lysA gene encoding diaminopimelate decarboxylase: MGQSVLTTGFSRVDGVMCCEGVSLEHIVRDVGSPVYVYSAATIRDRFERLDRMLAPVAHRIHYTLKANASRGVLDVLRELGAGVDVVSGGELHRALAAGFKPKDIIFGGVGKTEEELAQALDADILFINAESEAEVRIIDRLAGERGVTARVSLRVNPEITLETPHDYIKTGGKGHKFGIPHDDVVHVAEVTASLAHVTLVGLDMHIGSQLSRIDPYREGTERLASIFAEIRRRGIDTLRYLDIGGGLGVRYDTEQPPNLQRFAELVLPTVADTGLELVMEPGRFIVGNAAVLVGQVLYRKRSGGKHYVVADVGMTELLRPSHYGAFHRILAMREHATTATVDVVGPVCESGDFLALDRELDDLAPGEYLVVCDVGAYGYVMASNYNSRMRPAEVLVDGDRYAVITARERYEDLMRLEIAKPEWKATAAHAGDQS; the protein is encoded by the coding sequence ATGGGCCAAAGCGTACTGACCACCGGCTTCAGCCGCGTCGACGGAGTGATGTGCTGCGAGGGCGTGTCCCTCGAGCACATCGTCCGCGACGTCGGCTCGCCGGTGTACGTCTATAGCGCGGCGACGATTCGCGACCGGTTCGAGCGATTGGATCGCATGCTCGCGCCGGTCGCGCATCGCATTCACTACACGCTCAAGGCGAACGCCAGCCGCGGCGTGCTCGACGTCCTTCGCGAGCTCGGCGCGGGCGTCGACGTCGTCTCGGGCGGCGAGTTGCATCGCGCGCTCGCGGCCGGATTCAAGCCGAAGGACATCATCTTCGGCGGCGTCGGGAAGACCGAGGAAGAACTGGCGCAGGCGCTCGATGCGGACATCCTGTTCATCAACGCGGAGAGCGAAGCCGAAGTCCGGATCATCGATCGGCTGGCGGGCGAACGCGGCGTGACGGCGCGCGTGTCGCTGCGCGTGAATCCCGAGATCACGCTCGAGACGCCGCATGACTACATCAAGACGGGCGGCAAGGGGCACAAGTTCGGCATTCCGCATGACGACGTCGTGCATGTGGCGGAAGTGACGGCGTCACTCGCCCACGTCACGCTGGTCGGTCTGGACATGCACATCGGATCGCAGCTCTCGCGCATCGATCCGTATCGCGAAGGCACGGAGCGCCTGGCGTCGATCTTCGCCGAAATTCGGCGGCGGGGAATCGACACGCTCCGGTACCTCGACATCGGCGGCGGACTCGGCGTGCGATACGACACGGAGCAGCCGCCGAACCTGCAACGCTTCGCGGAGCTCGTGCTGCCGACGGTCGCTGACACAGGCCTCGAGCTGGTGATGGAACCGGGGCGTTTCATCGTCGGCAACGCCGCGGTGCTCGTTGGGCAAGTGCTCTATCGCAAGCGGAGCGGAGGGAAGCACTACGTCGTCGCGGACGTTGGCATGACGGAGCTCTTGCGCCCCTCGCATTACGGCGCCTTTCATCGCATACTCGCCATGCGGGAGCATGCGACGACGGCCACCGTGGACGTCGTCGGTCCGGTGTGCGAGAGCGGTGATTTTCTGGCGCTCGACCGCGAGCTCGACGACCTGGCGCCGGGCGAATACCTCGTGGTGTGCGACGTCGGCGCGTATGGCTACGTCATGGCGTCGAACTACAACAGCCGTATGCGGCCGGCCGAAGTGCTGGTCGACGGCGACCGGTATGCGGTGATCACCGCGCGCGAGCGCTACGAGGATCTCATGCGCCTCGAGATCGCGAAGCCGGAATGGAAAGCCACCGCAGCACACGCCGGAGACCAAAGCTGA
- the proS gene encoding proline--tRNA ligase — translation MADDKKLTTREADFSAWYNEVVLRAELADYSPVRGCMVIRPNGYGIWERMQRALDDMFKATGHQNAYFPLFIPESFLHKEAEHVEGFAPETAVVTHGGGKKLEEPLIVRPTSETIIYSMFAKWVQSYRDLPLLINQWANVVRWEMRTRLFLRTLEFLWQEGHTAHATHDEAEEEARRMLGVYSDFMEGHMAMPVVTGQKTKAEKFAGALRTYSCEAMMQDNKALQAGTSHNLGQNFAKAFELKFQAEHGGQEFAWNTSWGVSTRLVGGLVMTHSDDNGLRIPPLLAPIELVIVPIYKSDEERSRMLEAADRVSDMLQDWERRDPGRLRVHVDDREGVKPGAKYYEWELRGIPVRMELGPRDLEKNQGVLVRRDTREKRPISLDSLGEDVSELLMRIQDDMLIAARERREQNSIRHKISYDDFKSLMDDKGAFVYAGWCGSEDCEREIKEETKATIRVLPDEEFQSAETPGTCLKCGKKTGGSTTIVEALWAKAY, via the coding sequence ATGGCTGACGACAAAAAACTCACGACGCGCGAAGCCGACTTCAGCGCCTGGTACAACGAAGTCGTGTTGCGCGCGGAGCTGGCGGATTACTCGCCCGTACGCGGCTGCATGGTCATTCGTCCCAACGGCTACGGCATCTGGGAGCGCATGCAGCGCGCGCTCGACGACATGTTCAAGGCCACGGGCCACCAGAACGCGTACTTCCCGTTGTTCATTCCCGAAAGCTTTCTGCACAAGGAGGCGGAGCACGTCGAGGGTTTCGCGCCCGAGACGGCCGTCGTCACGCATGGGGGCGGCAAAAAGCTCGAGGAACCGCTGATCGTTCGGCCCACGTCGGAAACGATCATCTACTCGATGTTCGCCAAGTGGGTGCAAAGCTACCGCGACCTGCCGCTGCTCATCAATCAGTGGGCGAACGTCGTGCGCTGGGAAATGCGCACGCGCCTGTTCCTGCGCACGCTCGAGTTCCTGTGGCAGGAAGGCCACACCGCGCACGCTACGCACGACGAGGCCGAGGAGGAAGCGCGGCGCATGCTCGGCGTGTATTCGGACTTCATGGAAGGCCACATGGCGATGCCCGTCGTCACCGGCCAAAAGACCAAAGCTGAGAAGTTCGCCGGTGCGCTGCGCACGTATTCGTGCGAAGCGATGATGCAGGACAACAAGGCGCTGCAGGCCGGCACGTCGCACAACCTCGGCCAGAACTTCGCCAAGGCGTTCGAGCTCAAGTTCCAGGCGGAGCACGGTGGACAGGAGTTCGCGTGGAACACCAGTTGGGGCGTGTCGACCCGGCTCGTCGGCGGCCTCGTGATGACGCACAGCGACGATAATGGCCTGCGGATTCCGCCGCTGCTCGCGCCCATCGAGCTCGTGATCGTGCCGATCTACAAGAGCGATGAAGAGCGGAGCAGGATGCTCGAGGCGGCCGATCGCGTGAGCGACATGCTGCAGGATTGGGAGCGTCGTGATCCCGGCCGCCTGCGCGTCCATGTCGACGATCGCGAAGGTGTGAAGCCGGGCGCGAAATATTACGAGTGGGAGCTGCGCGGTATCCCGGTGCGCATGGAGCTCGGACCCCGCGATCTCGAGAAGAATCAGGGCGTGCTCGTGCGGCGTGACACTCGCGAGAAGCGGCCCATCTCGCTCGATTCGCTCGGCGAGGACGTGAGCGAGCTCCTGATGCGCATTCAGGACGACATGCTCATCGCGGCGCGCGAGCGGCGCGAGCAGAACAGCATTCGCCACAAGATCAGCTATGACGATTTCAAGTCGCTGATGGACGACAAGGGCGCATTCGTCTATGCCGGCTGGTGCGGCAGCGAAGATTGCGAGCGGGAGATCAAGGAGGAAACGAAAGCGACGATCCGCGTTCTGCCCGACGAAGAGTTTCAGTCGGCCGAAACGCCGGGCACTTGCCTCAAGTGCGGCAAAAAGACCGGCGGCAGCACGACGATCGTCGAAGCGCTATGGGCCAAAGCGTACTGA